The following proteins come from a genomic window of Vidua chalybeata isolate OUT-0048 chromosome 2, bVidCha1 merged haplotype, whole genome shotgun sequence:
- the SLN gene encoding sarcolipin, producing MERSTREICLNFMVVLITVILMWLLVKSYQD from the coding sequence ATGGAACGTTCCACACGAGAAATTTGCCTCAACTTCATGGTTGTCCTGATTACTGTGATCCTCATGTGGCTCCTTGTGAAGTCTTATCAGGATTGA